One window from the genome of Engraulis encrasicolus isolate BLACKSEA-1 chromosome 16, IST_EnEncr_1.0, whole genome shotgun sequence encodes:
- the LOC134466122 gene encoding rho GTPase-activating protein 30-like, translated as MRRVRRKVGNKEKVFGCDLMEHLTATAQEVPQVLRSCSEFIEEHGVVDGIYRLSGVSSNTQKLRSEFDSEGNPDLRKDVYLQDIHCVSSLCKAYFRELPNPLLTYQLYDRFAEAVAVQLEDERLVKIRDVLQDLPPPHFRTLEFLMRHLVKMSTFSSETNMHARNLAIVWAPNLLRSKDIEASGFNGTAAFMEVRVQSIVVEFILTHVPQLFPDIALGVPTERRKSLPSPTILANQAPFQYPGNLSPGYGPPPVRPSYHAIIEPSDKRKGSLKGRKWKSIFNLGGRLPDPRKRNKGSTKEKEKQALRPAKSMDSLSPGPYEGNRQAASPTQLSPASPIGPDIGGGGASGGGGGVSPGLTSGSYAVTFRRGGGASVGKVSGVSGGGTQGTYSRLSRSGSGAVAGSGAAPVSRSPALSSNSREKRAGMHISGPFSVTVPLHITSGLQRVIQGSRGGGDQEQDQDTPTDTGHAPDTTSDPAPILASSNEDAPSEAEVRSRETEEAGEEKEKQGEGRGEHQDIKTEETQEGERTAAGGDASEGEDRKTGVEIGEEEEKEEKREEERDAICNLRKTLETLQFEEEVEASALPVEDKGEERREGEQTGVNGPMGCEEDGEDEDEEERDEEEVQGEEEEDEEEPAALEETCDSVEGDYMDMKCAAVVCRTPLLPTGGAGPPPCPAAACLVPPEQEAVAMDAEQEAVAMDAEQEAVAMDADMPLDLEDTFGFLDMDMMECSSTSQTNNEFSVEPDYEYESQSWFSSEPHTAAATVSPPQPAPPQTRHTPAMASAHPLPHSRLSSKSHSLPYKCTPSYPESSEEEEDEDEDEEDDPILSDASDGEDDDDDDADDYDEEHMLLHRSLPNALEFHGLAWSTPPGPRDEPLAANSREDILSTSQSSQDMPQEDALCPLIGGHVEDTLVLSQSQQSEQPFDSVSQSEEPGADDHAEAVSGEGLLEMAAETGTDASSLTNQIAVPLPSSQSRCSYVPIDSSDDYMKMSRIPDEDVGEEEHSEDKKETRCEDQTERHSASGSRFHGETAPSPSSNEDFRPPLPIRDYHGNADDCQHTYEVVDVIEDEEGDEEEDDDENEYISIAELTAIVGLAALSRGPTETRAGEGCGAEPETGEGCGPENHADNATADQEEETEQHAIESQRDEEEGGIEEMEEGNMRGEGGERGMKSDEEEEREVQEKEVKHEPVERAEEGQQDKSDGSEDRAGESDTREDSAGESVAVAAATALGPGVGSTLVTTRQASPRTHHVKAVPVVPPKPQQSRLTALGIIRRDPPPTQDAPHSRTHSRSHSLETTTLLQLDSPDTPDTRTEDNHTPHTPHAVAAAAGQHDTPHTPHAVAAAAGQHDTHSSKTEDEEEEEEMAQELPTTDTKPAAPELTDADADAAVHIHTAHDPNTTSTVPPDTQLAPPHIVIDLPQQTPSGDGDQSQPQPQQEAHPGRSSGEQQEAHPGRSSGEQQEARPGRSSGEQQEARPGRSSGEQQEAHPGRSSGEQQEAHPGSSSGEQGRADGERGVEEEGRRDTDTDTQVGHRDMQGEQQDRLAAAREGERERDRERRSRERDAKRNSGITSMCFDEAVARATREREKEREHGDRDRGVNVQEENVRL; from the exons GTCTGAGTTTGACAGCGAGGGGAACCCTGACCTGCGTAAGGATGTGTACCTTCAGGATATCCACTGTGTCAGCTCGCTCTGCAAGGCCTACTTCAGGGAGCTCCCCAACCCCCTGCTCACATACCAGCTCTACGACCGCTTCgct gagGCGGTGGCGGTCCAGTTGGAGGATGAGCGGCTGGTGAAGATTCGGGACGTCTTGCAGGACCTCCCTCCTCCACACTTCAG gactcTGGAGTTTCTGATGAGGCACCTGGTGAAGATGTCTACCTTTTCCTCTGAGACCAACATGCACGCTCGCAACCTGGCCATCGTCTGGGCCCCTAACCTGCTCAG GTCAAAGGACATCGAGGCGTCTGGCTTCAACGGTACGGCAGCCTTCATGGAGGTGCGAGTCCAGTCCATCGTGGTGGAGTTCATCCTCACCCACGTCCCCCAGCTCTTCCCTGACATAG CCTTGGGTGTGCCAACGGAACGGAGGAAGTCCCTCCCCTCACCCACCATACTGGCCAATCAGGCGCCTTTCCAGTATCCCGGCAACTTGAGTCCAGGATATGGTCCTCCACCAGTGAGGCCCTCCTACCATGCCATCATCGAGCCGTCAGACAa GAGGAAAGGCTCACTGAAGGGCCGCAAGTGGAAATCAATCTTCAACCTGGGAGGCCGCCTGCCCGACCCCCGCAAGCGCAACAAGGGGTCCACCAAAG agaaagagaagcaggCATTGAGGCCAGCTAAGAGTATGGACTCTCTGAGCCCTGGGCCTTATGAAG GCAACCGGCAGGCTGCCTCGCCTACACAGCTCTCTCCGGCATCACCCATTGGGCCTGACATAGGCGGGGGCGGGGCTTCGGGCGGCGGTGGGGGGGTGAGCCCGGGGCTAACCTCTGGCAGCTACGCGGTCACGTTCCGGCGAGGCGGCGGCGCCAGCGTGGGCAAGGTCAGCGGAGTCAGCGGAGGCGGCACGCAGGGCACCTACTCAC GGCTGTCGAGGTCGGGGTCGGGGGCGGTTGCGGGGTCGGGGGCGGCTCCCGTGAGCAGGTCTCCGGCGCTCAGTAGTAACAGCCGGGAGAAGAGGGCCGGCATGCACATCTCGGGGCCCTTCTCCGTTACCGTGCCGCTACACATCACCTCGGGACTGCAGAGGGTCATACAGGGGTCACGCGGAGGCGGAGACCAGGAACAGGACCAGGACACACCCACAGATACAGGACACGCCCCTGATACAACATCAGACCCCGCCCCCATTCTTGCCTCGTCCAATGAGGATGCCCCATCGGAGGCGGAGGTACGcagtagagagacagaggaggcaggggaggagaaggagaagcagggggaggggagaggcgaACACCAAGACATCAAGACTGAGGAGACGCAGGAGGGGGAGagaacagcagcaggaggagacgCAAGCGAGGGGGAGGACCGGAAGACAGGagtggagataggagaggaggaggagaaggaggagaagagggaggaggagagggatgcaaTTTGCAATTTGAGGAAGACATTGGAGACATTGCAAtttgaggaagaggtggaggcctCTGCCCTGCCCGTAGAAGACAagggtgaagagagaagagagggagagcagacgGGTGTGaacggaccaatgggctgtgaagAAGAtggggaagatgaagatgaggaggagagggacgaggaggaggtccagggagaggaggaggaagatgaggaagagccaGCAGCCCTGGAGGAGACCTGCGACTCTGTAGAGGGAGATTACATGG aCATGAAGTGTGCCGCCGTGGTGTGCCGTACTCCTCTACTACCAACAGGTGGCGCCGGCCCCCCTCCCTGCCCTGCGGCTGCTTGCCTGGTGCCCCCAGAGCAAGAGGCTGTTGCCATGGACGCAGAGCAAGAGGCTGTTGCCATGGACGCAGAGCAAGAGGCTGTTGCCATGGACGCAGACATGCCCCTGGACCTAGAGGACACCTTCGGCTTCCTCGACATGGACATGATGGAGTGCAGCAGCACATCCCaaacg AACAATGAGTTCTCCGTGGAGCCAGATTACGAGTACGAGAGCCAGTCCTGGTTCTCCAGTGAGCCCCACACCGCCGCCGCGACGGTCTCTCCACCCCAGCCAGCTCCGCCACAGACGCGACACACACCCGCCATGGCCTCCGCCCATCCCCTCCCGCACAGCCGGCTGTCCAGCAAGTCCCACAGCCTGCCCTACAAGTGCACCCCGTCCTACCCAGAATcctcggaggaggaagaggacgaagaTGAAGACGAGGAGGACGACCCCATCCTGTCTGATGCGAGTGATggcgaggatgatgatgatgatgatgctgatgactaTGATGAAGAGCACATGCTCCTTCACCGCAGCCTCCCCAACGCTCTGGAGTTCCACGGTCTCGCCTGGTCCACGCCCCCAGGCCCCCGGGACGAACCCCTGGCAGCCAATAGCAGAGAGGACATCCTGTCGACTAGCCAATCATCACAGGACATGCCTCAGGAAGATGCCCTCTGTCCTCTGATTGGTGGCCACGTGGAGGATACTTTGGTGTTGAGCCAATCACAGCAGAGCGAGCAGCCGTTTGACtctgtcagccaatcagaagagccGGGTGCGGATGACCATGCTGAG GCCGTTAGCGGTGAGGGCCTATTGGAGATGGCAGCGGAAACCGGGACGGACGCCAGCTCTCTGACCAATCAGATCGCGGTTCCTCTGCCTTCCAGCCAATCACGGTGCTCGTATGTACCAATAGACTCAAGTGATGACTACATGAAGATGAGCAGGATACCAGACGAGGACGTTGGGGAGGAAGAGCACAGCGAGGACAAGAAGGAGACACGCTGTGAGGACCAGACAGAAAGACATAG TGCGAGCGGGTCGAGGTTCCACGGAGAGACGGCGCCCAGCCCTTCGTCCAATGAGGACTTCAGGCCGCCCCTGCCAATCAGAGATTACCATGGCAACGCGGACGACTGCCAGCACACCTACGAGGTGGTGGACGTGATCGAGGATGAGGAaggtgatgaggaggaagatgatgatgaaaacGAGTACATCTCCATCGCAGAGCTCACCGCCATCGTGGGCCTGGCCGCCCTATCACGTGGACCGACTGAGACTCGCGCTGGAGAGGGTTGCGGAGCAGAACCAGAGACTGGGGAGGGTTGCGGCCCGGAGAATCATGCTGACAATGCCACCgcggaccaggaggaggagacagagcagCATGCAATAGAGAGCCAGAGGGACGAGGAAgaaggggggatagaggagatggaagaggggaACATGAGAGGAGAGGGCGGGGAACGAGGGATGAAGAGCGAT gaggaggaggagagagaggtacaaGAAAAAGAAGTAAAGCACGAACCTGTAGAAAGGGCAGAGGAGGGGCAACAAGACAAGAGTGACGGGAGCGAGGACAGGGCAGGTGAGAGTGATACGCGAGAGGACAGCGCAGGTGAGAGTGTCGCGGTGGCTGCGGCGACGGCTCTCGGGCCGGGTGTGGGCAGCACCCTCGTCACCACCAGACAGGCGAGCCCGAGGACGCACCACGTGAAGGCCGTGCCCGTGGTGCCGCCCAAGCCGCAGCAGTCCCGCCTGACCGCCCTGGGCATCATCAGACGAGACCCACCACCAACACAGGACGCGccgcacagccgcacacacagccGTTCACACAGCCTGGAAACAACCACCCTCCTACAGCTGGACTCACCAGACACACCTGACACCAGGACAGAGgacaaccacacaccacacacaccacatgcagtgGCAGCGGCAGCAGGACAGcacgacacaccacacacaccacatgcagtgGCAGCGGCAGCAGGACAGCACGACACACACTCCTCAAAgacagaggatgaggaggaggaggaggagatggctcAAGAACTGCCGACTACGGACACGAAGCCTGCAGCACCAGAGCTGACTgatgcagacgcagacgcagcagTTCACATACACACGGCACATGACCCAAACACCACCTCCACAGTCCCACCCGACACACAGCTCGCTCCACCACACATAGTGATAGACCTGCCTCAGCAGACACCATCAGGAGATGGAGACcagtcacagccacagccacagcaggAGGCCCACCCAGGGAGGAGCAGTGGGGAGCAGCAGGAGGCCCACCCAGGGAGGAGCAGTGGGGAGCAGCAGGAGGCCCGCCCAGGGAGGAGCAGTGGGGAGCAGCAGGAGGCCCGCCCAGGGAGGAGCAGTGGGGAGCAGCAGGAGGCCCACCCAGGGAGGAGCAGTGGGGAGCAGCAGGAGGCCCACCCAGGGAGCAGCAGTGGGGAGCAGGGGAGGGCCGACGGAGAGAGGGGcgtagaggaggagggcagacgggacacagacacagacacacaggtggggCATAGGGACATGCAGGGAGAACAGCAG GACAGACTGGCGGCCGCTCGCGAGGGCGAGAGGGAGCGAGATCGGGAGCggaggagcagggagagggaCGCAAAGAGGAACAGCGGCATCACCAGCATGTGTTTTGACGAGGCGGTTGCCCGGGCAACCAGGGagcgggagaaggagagggaacatGGGGACCGTGACAGAGGGGTGAACGTTCAGGAGGAAAATGTGCGGCTTTGA